The Streptomyces venezuelae genomic interval GCGACAGCATGGAGAATCCGGCTTCGTCCTCGAAGACGAGCAAGACTCCGCGGGCTGCCGCGAGTCTTCCGCACTCCTCGGCTGTCAGCGGTCTCGCCTCACCCCGGGCAAGCTCCTCGGCCGTCTGAAGCCGTAACTCCTCGCGAAACCTCTGCCGTTCGGCGGTCGGCCCGCCACCCTGTGGATACCGTCATGCCCATGGCGCTACCGCACAACCCACGAACTGTCAGCCCGTACGACTCCACCTGTTCAATATCAGTGACCTTGGCCATCCAACTTGCGCCTGCCGGGCTGGGGGACAAGGATTGGGAGAGGAAATACATCACGTTTCCCGGCTCAGTACGCAGAAGCGGCAGTTCCCTTCGCCGGCCGGGCGTGAACTGGACGCAGGTGGCTCTCTCACGACAACTGAGGGCGCCCGTCCGCCTCGTCCTCCCGGGGAACCCCCCTTGACGAACGCAATCGGCAACTGCACCAGGACCAGGGAGCAGTCATGGCCAAGATAGTCGGAACGAGCGACACGGATGACGGAGTTCTCGGAGTCAGTCAGGCCCAGGGGAAGGCTGGCGTCGCCGGAGTCTGCGAAAACGGCGGCAACGGAATATACGGCCGTGGCCTCAACGGCCTCTGGGGACACGGAAAGGGAGGTGACGGTGTCCTGGGACTGACCGAAACCGCCGCCAAGTCCGGCGTAGCCGGAGTGAACGACCACGGCGGAAACGGCCTTTACGGCAGAGGCCGGGTCGGCGTAGCGGGAGAAGGCAAGAGCGGGAACGGTATCTACGGTGTGAGCGATACCGAAGACGGTGTTCTGGGAGTAGGGACTAGTTCCGCCAAGGCCGGCGTCGCCGGAGTGAACGACAACGGCGGAAACGGCATGTACGCCAGGGGCCACAACGGCATAGTCGCAATAGCCCTGACCAACCCGCCCGGGGGAAAGGCCGGTGTATTCCAGGGAGACGTTGAGGTCACCGGCGACTTGATCCTGACGGGTGGAGACGTAGCCGAAGAGTTCGATGTCTCCGAGCAAGCGGACGGCCCTGCCGAGGTCGGCCCCGGCACGGTGGTGGTCCTGGACAGTGGTGGGTCGTTGGCCCCGTGCGAACACGACTACGACACCAGCGTCGCGGGTGCCGTCGCCGGCGCGGGGGACCGCGCCCCGGCTCTCGTTCTCGATCGTCACCCGCGTGAAGAGAACGACGGAGCCTGCCGATCGGCTGTCGCCGTCACAGGCAAGGTCTGGTGCCAGGCGGATGCCTCTGCTCGGCCCATCCGTGTCGGCAACCTCCTCACGACGTCCTCGACTCCTGGTCACGCGATGGCCGCCGTCGACAGAGACGCAGCCTTCGGCGCCGTCCTGGGGAAAGCACTGACCCCACTGGCTTCGGGCACAGGACTGGTCCTCGTCCTCGTCGGCCTCGGCTGACCCGGATTTCCCGCCAACGGAACAGTGGGCCGCCGGGCGCCCCGGTCGAGCCGAGAGCCTGGGGCGAGAGTGTACGGATTCGTGTCGAACGGACGGGACATCCGACAATGTCAAGACTTCGAATGGCAATCCACAGTGCCCGCGATCGAGGCGTGCTGCCTCAGTACAGGCCGGATGGAAATGTACGTGAGCTCGTACGTCGCCTGGATATGCAGGCACCGATCTCCACACGTCACCTCATTGCGTTCCTGGACAGTCTGCACATAGATCCTCAGGATCCTCCGGTAGAACCGCCCCCGGCGGCCACGAGGCCGGAAATCACGGTGCGGTCTGAAGGGTCCGGCGATTCCGCTGTCTTCGTCGTCGACGGCGTTCGATTCGTCAGCGAGGCCATCGTGACCGTCAGGGTGGTCGACAACGCACTTGCGGAACTCAACTTCCAGCAGACCTCCGATTCTGGAGGCGAACTGCATATGCGTCAGAGCATCTCGTGCATATCTGGCCTTGCGTTGCACGTCTCGGCGACTGACGGTCGACCAGACCAAAATGATCTCACGGGCGTCTTGTGGAGCAACACTGTCACGCTCCCGTGCCCATGAGTGTGCGATCAGCCACTCGGCCGCCGGCAGCCATCCGCCCCGACTCCGGTCAGGGGCGGAACGGGCTGCCGCTCCCGTCGCACGCGCAAGGACGGCCATGCCCGCGCTGACGAGTGGTTCGCGCACATCGCGCCTCGAACGCCCGGCCCCCCGAAGTCAGGCGCCGGCCCGGCGCCTGCCCCGCACGCGGCGCGGGTACGGGAAGAGCCGCGGAGAGCGCTTCGCGGCCACGTCCTCGATCCAGCCGAAGGTCAGCACCAGCAGTCCGGTCAGCGGGATCGCCACCATCAGCGGAAACCACTGGCTGGCCAGCAGCCACCGGAAGTGCTCGTAGAAGAAGCCGACGGACCAGAGGGGGTCGATCAGCGGGATGGCGGCCACCAAAGCAACCTGGTGCCAGAGGTAGACGCTGACCGCCCGTGTGTTGAGCAGGCTGATCAGGCCGTTCCAGCGTTCCAGCGGTCGGGGCCACTGTTCCCAGGAGGGACTGACGTGGAGCAGGATCGCGACGAAGCCGAAGGACCACAGCGCCTGGGCGATCGGCCAGCTCTCGATGTCGGTGGGCACGGTCGGATCGACCGGCCGGGTCTGCAGGTACCACCAGCCGGCCACCATGATCAGCGGCGCGACGGACGGCACGACGTACTGCGGGATCTTCTTGAGCAGGCCCTCCTGGTGAGCCATGCCGAGGATCCAGCAGGAGCCGAACATGGCGAAGTCGCTGAGGTTCTCCCAGACCCGGCCGTAGAGGAACTCCTGGTCGATGAAGAACGCGTTCATCACGATCGTCACCGCGAGCGGCACGGACAGTGTCACCACCGGCATCCGCCGCAGCGCCCACAGCATCAACGGGGAGAGCAGGACGTACCAGAGGTACGCGCGGAGGTACCAGAGCGGGACGACGACCTGCACCGCCCAGCCCTGCCCCACGAGGTGGTCGAAACCGTTCAGCGA includes:
- a CDS encoding acyltransferase family protein, which encodes MTASFEFGGTQETLRLRIPAALRRESQPEPDPEPSTPAPRKGGRDRYLDLLRALALVRVVIYHNFGWFWLPVVFPSMGVMFALAGVLMARSLSRPALGVIRGRLRRLLPPMWLFGAVILTLEIIDGWGPDAEGHPHWWWGKLLFWLVPLSTPPYAESLNGFDHLVGQGWAVQVVVPLWYLRAYLWYVLLSPLMLWALRRMPVVTLSVPLAVTIVMNAFFIDQEFLYGRVWENLSDFAMFGSCWILGMAHQEGLLKKIPQYVVPSVAPLIMVAGWWYLQTRPVDPTVPTDIESWPIAQALWSFGFVAILLHVSPSWEQWPRPLERWNGLISLLNTRAVSVYLWHQVALVAAIPLIDPLWSVGFFYEHFRWLLASQWFPLMVAIPLTGLLVLTFGWIEDVAAKRSPRLFPYPRRVRGRRRAGA